In Fastidiosipila sp., a genomic segment contains:
- a CDS encoding LemA family protein: MPEKKTGLKTGMKVLIAVLAIVIAVAAVFISYHNRFVRADESINQAWAQVQTQYQRRGDLIPNLVETVKGYAAHEESVLMEITGMRSRYNEAATPEEYQQVDQDFQRAINVVVEAYPDLKANENFLALQAELAGTENRIAVARRDFNDVVASYNRSVRTFPGSFFAKLFGFDTRGMFEAQPGTETVPTISF; this comes from the coding sequence ATGCCAGAAAAAAAGACCGGACTGAAAACAGGGATGAAAGTCCTTATCGCTGTCCTTGCGATTGTCATCGCGGTGGCGGCCGTCTTCATCTCCTACCACAACCGCTTTGTCCGGGCCGATGAGTCGATCAACCAGGCCTGGGCCCAGGTGCAGACGCAGTATCAGCGCAGGGGTGATCTGATTCCCAATCTGGTCGAGACCGTCAAGGGTTATGCCGCGCATGAAGAAAGCGTTTTAATGGAAATCACCGGGATGCGATCCCGTTATAACGAGGCGGCAACTCCCGAGGAGTACCAGCAAGTGGACCAGGATTTTCAGCGTGCCATCAATGTGGTGGTGGAAGCCTATCCCGACTTGAAGGCCAATGAAAACTTTCTCGCCCTGCAGGCAGAACTGGCGGGAACTGAGAACCGGATCGCAGTCGCAAGGCGCGACTTCAATGATGTTGTGGCCTCCTATAACCGGTCGGTCCGCACCTTCCCGGGAAGTTTCTTTGCCAAACTGTTCGGCTTCGACACCCGCGGGATGTTTGAGGCGCAACCGGGGACGGAAACCGTTCCGACCATCAGTTTTTAA
- a CDS encoding ABC transporter substrate-binding protein: MKRPVLLIPFLCLLILVAACRPGKPGARDQITFALDWTPNTNHSGLFLARDRGFYAREGIAIEFRESDMDFIEMVAGGSAEFGMAAQEQVLQARASDAGIPIVALAAVIQRNTSGFASPLDRGIRSPGDFEGKRYSGWGTELELAFIRTLMEKEGADFNKVTIINQSAGNFMASMELEADFAWIYYGWDGINCELEDYPINFIPLQAIEADLDFYSPVIITSEKMIREKPDLIRRFLKATAQGYLEAMEDPQAAVDSLLEAAPGLNRDLLMASQLYLNPRYIDEAPYWGIMRSETWIRFASWMKERGLLEQAADAEQAFDCSFLAGETP; the protein is encoded by the coding sequence ATGAAGAGGCCTGTCCTGCTGATCCCCTTTCTCTGCCTCCTTATCCTTGTGGCGGCCTGCCGGCCCGGCAAGCCGGGAGCAAGGGATCAAATTACATTTGCTCTTGACTGGACGCCCAACACCAACCACTCGGGCCTGTTTCTGGCACGCGACCGCGGCTTCTATGCCCGGGAAGGAATTGCAATCGAATTCCGTGAATCGGACATGGATTTCATTGAAATGGTGGCGGGAGGGTCGGCGGAATTTGGCATGGCTGCCCAGGAACAGGTGCTTCAGGCACGCGCATCGGATGCCGGCATTCCCATCGTCGCCCTTGCTGCCGTCATTCAACGCAACACATCAGGCTTTGCCTCTCCCCTTGACCGGGGCATTCGATCACCGGGGGATTTTGAAGGAAAGCGTTACAGCGGCTGGGGGACGGAGTTGGAACTGGCCTTCATCCGAACCCTGATGGAGAAAGAGGGTGCTGACTTTAACAAGGTGACCATCATCAACCAGTCGGCAGGCAACTTCATGGCCAGCATGGAGCTGGAGGCCGACTTCGCCTGGATCTATTACGGCTGGGACGGGATCAACTGCGAACTGGAAGATTATCCCATCAATTTTATTCCTTTACAGGCCATTGAAGCGGATCTCGACTTCTATTCGCCTGTCATCATCACAAGTGAGAAAATGATCCGGGAGAAGCCCGACCTCATCCGCCGCTTCCTGAAAGCGACGGCTCAGGGTTACCTGGAGGCCATGGAGGATCCACAGGCGGCAGTTGACAGTCTTCTGGAAGCGGCCCCGGGCCTGAACCGGGATCTTCTGATGGCGAGCCAGCTCTACCTGAACCCACGCTACATTGATGAGGCGCCCTACTGGGGCATCATGCGGAGCGAGACCTGGATCCGGTTCGCAAGCTGGATGAAAGAGCGGGGCCTGCTCGAGCAGGCCGCGGATGCAGAGCAGGCTTTTGACTGTTCTTTCCTGGCAGGCGAAACGCCATGA
- a CDS encoding ECF transporter S component: MKETLNSQEQTKAIVPPNQRRRRQTAWMAKTGILSAAAIALMYLEISLPLFPGFLKFDFSEIPALLATFAMGPLAGIAVELIKNIAHLPATHTLMVGELANFIMGSFFVGTAGLIYKHKKTRGGAILSMAAGTLALTASGALINYFFTIPFYISVMGFSMEGIVAATHAAGNTLVTGLPSLILWVFIPFNLMKGIVVSVIVGLIYKKLSPLLHR, encoded by the coding sequence ATGAAAGAGACTTTGAATTCGCAGGAGCAAACGAAGGCGATCGTCCCGCCTAATCAGAGGCGGCGAAGGCAGACCGCCTGGATGGCCAAGACCGGCATCCTGTCGGCAGCTGCCATCGCCCTCATGTACCTGGAGATTTCCCTTCCCCTGTTTCCGGGTTTTCTGAAATTCGATTTTTCCGAGATACCGGCTCTGCTGGCAACCTTTGCCATGGGGCCGCTGGCCGGCATTGCCGTTGAACTGATCAAGAATATTGCCCACCTGCCGGCAACCCATACCTTGATGGTCGGTGAGCTGGCCAACTTCATCATGGGGAGTTTCTTCGTCGGTACGGCAGGCCTAATCTACAAACACAAGAAAACGCGGGGCGGTGCCATCCTCTCCATGGCGGCCGGAACCCTGGCGCTGACCGCGTCGGGAGCCCTGATCAACTATTTTTTCACCATCCCCTTTTACATTTCAGTCATGGGCTTTTCCATGGAAGGGATTGTTGCGGCTACCCATGCCGCCGGCAATACCCTGGTGACCGGGCTGCCATCCCTGATCCTCTGGGTCTTTATTCCTTTCAACTTGATGAAGGGGATCGTGGTTTCCGTGATTGTCGGTTTGATTTACAAGAAGCTAAGTCCGCTCCTTCACCGCTGA
- a CDS encoding NAD(P)H-hydrate dehydratase translates to MNRLLTREEQQELDREFCKLTGLPSAVLMEQAAAGLAGLTGSLLDSFETTEADEIEVLIITGTGNNGGDGWAAARQLQAAGYRVAVLEAHPGRKMSGDAAVNRQAYGILGGRVINSLDELSEKYPLVTIDALFGTGFKTDKELPEEALAALKALAALKEAGSLIIACDIPSGVDANTGQAIRETVEADFTCTFGRKKIGLITHPGLLYAGEVLEFPLGMTDGFVEKVLEGRRRVTELNEETAGGPVEARQPDGHKGQFGRLLLIGGHEGMTGALILAARAGEKMGVGYTMIRAPEKSLPIIAGAVPSALLSAVPEEGEETKHELPEPDAIAVGPGAGSDPWVEKAIQHLLGQPMPIIIDADGLNALARMKNASSLLKERSRKGFPPAVLTPHPGEYLRLAPKNEKLLHQDRLEAARRLAEQTASIIVLKGMATVIAMPDGKAYINTTGNVGLAKGGSGDVLTGMIAGLAAQCDSTENAVRRAVYLHGLAADIASERCLSEIAVTPEDLIDSLGEALLC, encoded by the coding sequence GTGAACAGGCTATTGACTAGAGAAGAGCAGCAGGAACTGGACAGGGAGTTTTGCAAGCTGACCGGGCTCCCTTCTGCCGTCCTGATGGAGCAGGCTGCAGCGGGTTTGGCAGGGCTGACCGGCAGTCTGCTGGACTCTTTTGAAACCACAGAGGCAGATGAAATCGAGGTGCTCATCATTACTGGTACAGGGAATAATGGCGGGGACGGCTGGGCGGCGGCACGTCAGCTGCAGGCAGCTGGATACCGGGTGGCTGTCCTTGAGGCCCATCCCGGACGAAAAATGTCCGGTGATGCGGCTGTCAACCGCCAGGCTTACGGAATTCTGGGCGGGCGGGTCATCAATAGCTTGGATGAGCTTTCAGAAAAATATCCCCTGGTGACGATCGACGCTCTTTTTGGCACAGGCTTCAAGACGGACAAGGAGTTGCCCGAAGAAGCACTCGCGGCCTTGAAAGCGCTGGCAGCACTGAAGGAAGCTGGCAGCCTTATTATCGCCTGCGACATCCCGAGCGGTGTAGATGCCAATACCGGCCAGGCAATCAGGGAGACGGTGGAGGCTGATTTCACCTGCACTTTCGGGCGCAAGAAAATTGGTCTCATAACACATCCCGGCCTGCTTTATGCCGGTGAAGTCCTGGAGTTTCCTCTCGGCATGACCGATGGCTTTGTTGAAAAAGTCCTGGAAGGACGCCGCCGCGTCACCGAACTTAATGAGGAAACAGCCGGCGGCCCGGTTGAAGCACGCCAGCCCGACGGGCACAAGGGGCAGTTTGGCCGTCTCTTGCTGATCGGCGGCCACGAGGGTATGACGGGAGCCCTGATCCTGGCCGCCCGTGCCGGCGAAAAGATGGGTGTGGGCTATACCATGATCCGGGCGCCGGAGAAATCACTGCCCATCATAGCGGGAGCCGTTCCATCTGCTCTCCTTTCCGCTGTACCCGAGGAGGGGGAAGAGACAAAGCATGAGCTGCCCGAACCAGACGCCATTGCGGTCGGACCGGGAGCGGGGTCGGATCCCTGGGTGGAAAAAGCCATTCAACATCTCCTTGGGCAGCCCATGCCGATCATTATTGACGCAGACGGCCTGAACGCACTTGCGCGGATGAAAAATGCCTCCAGTCTCCTGAAGGAGCGGAGCCGGAAAGGATTTCCGCCTGCTGTATTGACGCCCCATCCGGGAGAATATTTGCGCCTGGCGCCGAAAAACGAGAAGCTTTTGCATCAGGACCGCCTGGAAGCTGCACGCCGGCTTGCTGAACAAACGGCCTCCATTATTGTGCTTAAGGGCATGGCGACCGTTATTGCCATGCCGGATGGCAAGGCCTATATAAATACCACGGGAAATGTGGGGCTTGCCAAAGGCGGTTCGGGAGATGTGCTGACGGGCATGATCGCCGGCCTGGCCGCCCAGTGTGATTCGACGGAGAATGCTGTCAGGCGGGCTGTCTACCTTCACGGCCTGGCCGCTGATATTGCGTCGGAAAGGTGTCTGTCCGAGATCGCGGTGACGCCCGAAGACCTGATTGATTCACTGGGGGAAGCCTTGCTTTGCTGA
- a CDS encoding histidine--tRNA ligase, whose amino-acid sequence MDLKAPRGTQDILPEEAAKRQFLERAFADICRRYGYGEIRVPAFEYTELFVRGVGDSSDVVRKEMYTFLDKSDRSLTLRPEGTAGVARAFVEHGMASRPAPVKLWYNMSMFRYEKMQKGRYREFWQFGCEIFGAGAAEADAEVIGLLDAYFAELGLGEVRLEINSIGCPACRESYKKALRDYYRPELPRMCDDCQIRFDRNPLRMLDCKEDYCSSLAAGAPVQLDYLCDDCRLHFDRVQAALEKQAIKFVVNPLIVRGLDYYTRTVFEFISENVGSQGSICGGGRYDGLVREIGGSDVPAVGFAMGVERLMLEMEAQGLVLGSPAGPDLYIASFPSTSADALALAKTLVGEGLAVETDLMNRSIRAQMKAADRMGAAYILVLGEEEVSLAQASLRKMSDGSETRLSLSEVGQYLKDRS is encoded by the coding sequence ATGGACCTGAAAGCTCCCCGCGGGACTCAGGACATCCTGCCCGAAGAGGCAGCAAAGCGCCAGTTCCTCGAGCGGGCGTTCGCGGATATCTGCCGCCGCTACGGCTATGGTGAGATCCGGGTGCCCGCTTTCGAGTATACCGAGCTCTTTGTCCGTGGCGTCGGGGACTCAAGTGATGTTGTCCGCAAGGAGATGTACACATTTTTGGACAAAAGTGACCGGAGCCTGACGCTTCGTCCCGAGGGCACCGCCGGCGTGGCGCGCGCCTTTGTTGAACACGGGATGGCTTCCCGGCCTGCCCCGGTCAAGCTTTGGTACAACATGAGCATGTTCCGTTACGAGAAGATGCAAAAAGGGCGCTACCGGGAGTTTTGGCAGTTCGGCTGTGAAATTTTCGGCGCAGGGGCAGCAGAGGCCGATGCGGAAGTGATCGGCCTGCTCGATGCGTATTTTGCCGAACTTGGTCTTGGGGAGGTCCGGCTGGAAATCAACAGCATCGGGTGTCCGGCTTGCCGCGAATCTTACAAGAAGGCGCTCCGTGACTATTATCGGCCCGAACTTCCCCGGATGTGTGACGACTGTCAGATCCGCTTTGACCGCAATCCCCTGCGTATGCTTGATTGCAAGGAAGACTACTGCAGCAGCCTGGCAGCGGGTGCCCCGGTGCAGCTGGATTACCTTTGTGATGACTGCCGGCTGCACTTTGACCGGGTACAGGCAGCGCTGGAAAAACAGGCGATCAAATTTGTGGTCAACCCTTTGATTGTCCGCGGCCTTGATTACTATACGCGAACGGTTTTCGAATTCATCTCGGAAAATGTCGGCAGCCAGGGCTCTATCTGCGGAGGAGGCCGCTACGACGGCCTTGTCCGGGAGATTGGCGGATCTGACGTGCCGGCGGTGGGTTTTGCCATGGGAGTGGAAAGACTCATGCTGGAAATGGAAGCCCAGGGGCTTGTCTTGGGAAGTCCTGCGGGACCCGACCTTTACATTGCCTCCTTCCCTTCGACCTCCGCTGATGCCCTGGCTCTGGCCAAGACGCTGGTCGGGGAGGGGCTGGCTGTTGAGACGGATCTGATGAACCGGAGCATCCGCGCACAGATGAAAGCGGCTGATCGTATGGGGGCAGCTTACATCCTGGTGCTTGGCGAAGAGGAAGTATCCCTGGCTCAGGCAAGCCTGCGCAAGATGTCAGATGGAAGTGAAACAAGGCTTTCTCTTTCGGAAGTTGGCCAGTATTTGAAAGACAGGAGTTAG
- the trxA gene encoding thioredoxin, with product MMEILRQDNFEEKVIKSDLPVLIDFWAEWCGPCRMVAPVVEELAKNYAGKAVIGKVNVDEERGLAQKYRVFSIPTLFIFKGGKVVDQLVGARPYDDVARVLDKHVG from the coding sequence ATGATGGAGATTCTTAGACAGGATAATTTTGAGGAGAAGGTTATCAAAAGTGACCTTCCTGTTTTGATTGATTTCTGGGCTGAATGGTGCGGTCCCTGCAGGATGGTTGCCCCGGTCGTCGAGGAGCTGGCGAAAAACTACGCTGGAAAGGCTGTCATCGGCAAGGTCAACGTCGATGAGGAGCGGGGTCTCGCGCAGAAATACCGTGTCTTCAGCATTCCGACCCTCTTCATTTTCAAGGGCGGCAAGGTGGTGGATCAGCTCGTCGGGGCCAGGCCCTATGACGATGTGGCAAGGGTGCTCGACAAGCACGTCGGCTAG
- a CDS encoding DUF47 family protein has translation MFGKKKKSNYFELLEDLAAYTKRAADFLAASLEDYKPEGLASSLEKMHDIEHSADLALHDLNRKLAREFITPIERQDIFEIANMIDDVTDSIEDVLMRLYMFNVTGLREEALEFSRIIMACSLALAGIMREFGDFRKSNDIRHFIIEINDLEEEGDAVYVRCIRRLYEEGGDPVQVIAWTEVFRRLEGCCDDFEAVSQTIEHVIMKNT, from the coding sequence ATGTTTGGGAAAAAAAAGAAAAGCAACTATTTCGAACTGCTGGAAGATCTGGCTGCCTACACAAAGAGGGCGGCAGACTTCCTGGCGGCTTCCCTGGAAGACTACAAACCGGAGGGGCTGGCATCTTCACTTGAGAAGATGCATGATATCGAGCATTCGGCCGACCTGGCTCTGCATGATCTCAACAGGAAGCTGGCGCGTGAGTTCATCACTCCAATCGAACGCCAGGATATTTTCGAAATAGCCAATATGATTGATGATGTCACTGACTCAATTGAAGATGTTCTCATGCGGCTTTATATGTTCAATGTCACCGGGCTGCGTGAGGAGGCCCTGGAATTCAGCAGGATCATCATGGCCTGTTCCCTGGCGCTGGCCGGAATAATGCGCGAATTTGGGGATTTTCGCAAATCCAATGACATCCGGCATTTCATTATCGAAATTAACGACCTGGAAGAAGAGGGGGATGCCGTCTATGTCCGCTGCATCCGCCGCCTTTATGAGGAAGGCGGCGACCCGGTCCAGGTCATCGCCTGGACTGAGGTTTTCAGGCGGCTTGAAGGCTGCTGCGACGATTTTGAGGCCGTCAGCCAGACCATCGAGCATGTCATCATGAAAAATACTTAA
- a CDS encoding ATP-binding cassette domain-containing protein, with the protein MNKSDIVLSCENLEKRYGSQLILYDIDLELRQGELVSILGQSGTGKTTLFNILTGLDPDAGGSIVRGTRIGYMLQKDMLLPWKRLIDNVALPYVLAGQGKQAAREKAAGYFGIFGLKGLEFRYPARLSGGQRRRAAFLRTYLYSPALMLLDEPFTGLDAITRGQLYEWLLEHKEKLGFSILLITHDIEEAMALSDRIYVLSPGPPSTLWPPIQLASPGGRGERKDSLHQRSGGDSLHQEIRRRIFTAPSKASGRGGL; encoded by the coding sequence ATGAATAAGAGCGACATCGTCCTTTCCTGCGAGAATCTGGAAAAACGTTACGGCTCCCAGCTGATTCTCTACGACATTGACCTTGAGCTCCGCCAGGGTGAACTGGTTTCCATTCTCGGTCAAAGCGGTACCGGCAAAACCACCTTGTTCAACATCCTGACCGGCCTTGACCCGGACGCGGGGGGAAGCATTGTCCGCGGGACTCGGATTGGCTACATGCTTCAGAAAGACATGCTGCTGCCCTGGAAGCGGCTGATCGATAATGTCGCCCTGCCCTATGTGCTTGCCGGCCAAGGCAAGCAGGCCGCAAGGGAGAAGGCCGCGGGTTATTTTGGAATATTCGGGCTCAAAGGCCTGGAATTCCGCTATCCCGCCAGGCTGTCGGGCGGCCAGCGCCGGCGGGCAGCCTTTTTGCGCACCTACCTGTATTCACCTGCTTTAATGCTCCTTGATGAACCCTTTACGGGCCTTGACGCCATCACACGGGGCCAGTTGTATGAATGGCTGCTGGAACACAAGGAAAAGCTCGGCTTTTCAATTCTTCTGATCACGCACGACATCGAGGAGGCCATGGCCTTGTCCGACAGGATCTACGTGCTTTCCCCTGGACCGCCCTCGACCCTGTGGCCGCCGATCCAGCTTGCTTCCCCAGGAGGCCGGGGGGAAAGGAAGGACTCCCTGCATCAGAGATCTGGAGGTGACAGTCTGCACCAGGAAATCCGGCGCCGGATTTTTACAGCCCCCTCAAAGGCGTCAGGAAGAGGTGGATTGTGA
- the aspS gene encoding aspartate--tRNA ligase has product MSESMGGWRRSCLCGEVTESMVGRELTLMGWCHKQRDLGGLLFITLRDIAGEVQIVIDDDSPPEARTKAAGVRSEYVLAARGVLRERSAVNPAMKTGRVELHTTELRILSEAETTPFYIEEDLDVNESLRLKYRFLDLRRPDMQRKLLARHRITKITRDFFDREGFIDVETPMLIKSTPEGARDYLVPSRVFPGRFFALPQSPQLYKQLLMLAGYNKYMQIARCFRDEDLRADRQPEFTQIDIEMAFVTEDEVMDANERYLATLMREFLGIEIARPIRRISWREAMARFGTDKPDFRFGMEIADLSDLAGKTSFRVFSEAVAKGGLVAAIAVPDGASMSRRELDDLALFVKRDTKAKGLAWLSIGEDGKSRGSLAKFLDADFVKKALAKAGSDESAQLLLVADTDRVTALEALGALRLEVAGRRGLIPSGKFEFCWVTEFPLLEWSEEAGRYVAKHHPFTSPMEEDLELLETCPQEARARAYDMVLNGTELGGGSIRIHDQGLQRQIFKILGFTEEQAENQFGFLLSAFKYGVPPHGGLAYGLDRIVMLLTGEESIREVIAFPKVQNSSSLMTGAPYFVAQKQLDELGLALQAGVETGEALPDAVPE; this is encoded by the coding sequence ATGAGCGAATCGATGGGCGGATGGCGGCGCAGCTGCCTTTGCGGTGAAGTGACGGAATCCATGGTCGGCCGTGAGCTGACCTTGATGGGATGGTGCCACAAGCAGCGTGATTTGGGCGGCCTTTTGTTCATCACCCTGCGCGATATCGCGGGTGAGGTTCAGATTGTCATTGATGACGATTCACCACCGGAAGCCCGGACGAAAGCAGCCGGTGTCCGCAGCGAGTATGTCCTGGCTGCCCGGGGCGTCCTGCGGGAAAGAAGCGCCGTCAACCCGGCCATGAAGACGGGAAGGGTTGAACTTCATACGACAGAATTGCGTATTCTTTCAGAGGCGGAGACGACGCCCTTTTATATCGAGGAAGATCTGGATGTGAATGAAAGCCTGCGCCTGAAATACCGCTTTCTTGATCTCCGCCGCCCCGACATGCAGAGGAAACTTCTGGCCCGCCACCGGATCACCAAAATCACCCGGGATTTTTTCGACCGGGAGGGTTTCATTGATGTCGAAACGCCCATGCTGATCAAGAGCACGCCGGAGGGTGCCCGCGACTACCTGGTTCCTTCGCGTGTATTTCCGGGACGGTTTTTCGCCCTGCCCCAGTCGCCCCAGCTCTATAAGCAGCTCCTTATGCTGGCGGGCTATAACAAATACATGCAGATTGCCCGCTGTTTCAGAGATGAGGATCTTCGCGCCGACCGTCAGCCGGAATTTACCCAGATTGATATTGAAATGGCTTTTGTCACCGAAGATGAGGTTATGGATGCCAATGAGCGCTACCTTGCGACCTTGATGCGTGAGTTCCTGGGCATTGAGATTGCGCGGCCCATCAGGCGGATCAGCTGGCGGGAGGCCATGGCCCGGTTCGGGACTGACAAGCCTGATTTCAGGTTTGGCATGGAGATCGCCGACTTGTCAGATCTGGCCGGGAAAACATCCTTTCGCGTCTTTTCCGAGGCGGTCGCCAAGGGCGGTCTGGTGGCAGCCATTGCCGTTCCTGACGGTGCCTCCATGTCGCGGCGGGAACTCGATGATCTGGCGCTCTTTGTTAAACGTGACACGAAGGCCAAAGGCCTGGCATGGCTTTCAATCGGTGAAGATGGCAAGAGCCGCGGCTCGCTTGCCAAATTCCTTGACGCGGATTTTGTCAAAAAAGCTCTGGCCAAAGCGGGAAGTGATGAATCGGCACAGCTTCTATTGGTGGCTGACACCGACCGGGTAACGGCACTTGAAGCGCTGGGTGCTCTGCGTTTGGAGGTGGCCGGACGGCGCGGTCTGATTCCTTCGGGAAAGTTTGAGTTTTGTTGGGTGACGGAGTTTCCCCTGCTTGAATGGTCGGAGGAGGCGGGGCGATACGTCGCCAAACACCACCCCTTCACTTCTCCTATGGAAGAAGATCTGGAACTTCTCGAGACCTGCCCGCAAGAAGCCAGGGCGCGTGCCTACGACATGGTATTAAACGGAACGGAATTGGGCGGAGGGAGCATCCGGATCCACGACCAGGGGCTGCAAAGACAGATCTTCAAAATCCTCGGTTTTACTGAAGAGCAGGCTGAAAACCAATTCGGATTTCTGCTGTCGGCCTTCAAGTACGGGGTACCGCCGCACGGTGGACTGGCCTACGGGCTGGATCGGATCGTCATGCTTCTGACAGGAGAGGAAAGCATCCGGGAGGTGATCGCATTCCCCAAAGTTCAAAATTCCTCCTCCCTCATGACCGGAGCCCCCTATTTCGTCGCTCAAAAGCAGCTTGATGAACTGGGGCTGGCCCTTCAAGCAGGGGTTGAAACAGGTGAAGCATTGCCTGATGCTGTACCGGAGTGA
- a CDS encoding ABC transporter permease: MPLFPADKRIDRRRAAKQLARRFLPPILLVIVLLGVFQLSADAGLIRHYVLPAPGQVGRSLVEDFPIMSRQAIHTLRIASLGFLLSAFTGTAFALLMDRFKLLSDTAYPFIVISQTIPTLVITPVVVLIFGYGDAARLFVVILVCFFPITISLLQGLRSVDVDLLRMMHTMGASRAEVMKHVKFPASLPSFFSGVRISSTYCVMAAVLAEWAGGGEGIGIYMLRMKRSFRYSAMFASILWIVALSLIFYSLALLAERFAMPWREVPAGKAERRPIS; this comes from the coding sequence TTGCCTTTATTTCCGGCTGACAAGCGCATCGATCGTAGAAGAGCGGCCAAGCAGCTGGCGCGGCGCTTTCTGCCGCCCATTCTCCTGGTGATCGTCCTGCTCGGGGTTTTCCAGCTGTCAGCAGATGCAGGCCTGATCCGCCACTATGTTTTGCCTGCTCCGGGCCAAGTCGGGCGGTCACTCGTGGAAGACTTTCCGATCATGAGCAGGCAGGCCATCCACACGCTTCGCATCGCATCACTTGGCTTTTTGCTCAGTGCTTTTACGGGAACAGCATTCGCACTCCTGATGGATCGTTTCAAACTGCTGTCCGATACGGCCTACCCCTTCATCGTCATCTCACAGACCATTCCGACCCTGGTCATCACGCCGGTCGTTGTCCTCATTTTTGGATACGGTGACGCAGCCAGGCTTTTTGTGGTCATCCTGGTCTGTTTCTTCCCCATTACCATCAGCCTGCTTCAAGGTCTGAGGAGCGTCGATGTTGATCTTCTGCGCATGATGCATACCATGGGTGCCTCAAGGGCGGAGGTCATGAAGCATGTGAAATTTCCTGCCAGTCTGCCCTCCTTTTTTTCCGGTGTCCGAATTTCGTCAACCTATTGTGTGATGGCGGCCGTTCTGGCCGAGTGGGCCGGCGGCGGTGAAGGAATTGGAATCTACATGCTCCGGATGAAGCGATCCTTCCGCTACAGTGCCATGTTTGCTTCCATTTTATGGATTGTCGCCCTGAGTTTGATCTTTTACAGCCTGGCCCTCCTGGCTGAACGCTTTGCCATGCCCTGGCGGGAAGTCCCGGCCGGCAAGGCTGAAAGGCGGCCGATTTCATGA